The window GCAGCACCTTGTGGAGCATCTCCTCGAGGATCTCGTCCACCGAATCACACTTCACGGCTTCGACGAGGCTGGAGAGAACCGCCAACTCCGCTTCGCGCCGCATGAGCCGCTGGCGGATGTGTGCATTCATCGACACCTGTCGGTCCAGTTGCTGGGTGAGACGGCGTGTATAGTCCTCCCCCAGCGTGGGACCGCCGGCCGTTGCGCGGGGTGGGGGCGGCGTGTTGAGGTTCGCGATCACGGCCGCGACGACCGACTCGAATCCGGGCGATTTAACGACTAAGCCGTTGGCTCCCGCCTCACGGGCGAGGCGTTGGTCGATGTCCTCACTATAGATAGAAGAAACGAGCAGCACGGGAGTGCGGGCAAGCCGCGGATCCTCTCGCACCTGGAGGCAGAATTGGAACCCATCGACCTCAGGCATGAGGACATCCGAAACAATCAAATCAGGCGGGAGCTCACGCGCACGGGCAAGCGCGTCGGCGGCGTTCGCGGAAGCGACGACGGCAAACCCCGCGCGTTCCAGGCGCGCCGCGATCAACCTGCGGTGGGTCGGATCATCGTCCACGACAAGGAGTCGTTGTCCGCGACCACCTGGCTTCTGGAGATCTCGATCGGGCAAGTAGGCCCCGACCATCTCAAGGAGCTGCCTGGGTGCAACGGGTTTGAAGAGGTAATCGGTGAATCCGGTTTCAATGCTGCGGGCCTCCTCGGCGGCGGTCAGAAACCCGGTATAGGCAATGATCGGGATATCCTTTCCCCCGGGAAGGCCGCGAACCCGTCGCACCAGTTCAAACCCATCGATATCGGGCAGGATGAGGTCCTGAACAATGAGGTCGGGACGATGGGCCATCATCTCGATCAGAGCGTGGCCGCTCCGGGCCTCGAGCACCGTGTATCCCGCCTTTTCCAGGGTCACGCGGACGGTCTTCAGCCCGGTCGGGTTGTCCTCAACGACCAGGATGACGTAGGGATCCAGGTCCACGGATCGGTCAATCATCGGCGAGGCCTGTGCATCCCCCCCGGCGGGCGGGGGACACGGTCGGCCCCGCGAGGGGCCCCCTACTGGAGCGACGACGTCCTCGGAGCACACTCCGCTCGGGATGGGGCGTCCTAGGACGACGGGGCGCGCACGGATCGCCTGCGCTGATGGGCGGGTCAAGACTGGAACCATTTAGATGCCGTTGCTGCAAGGCGAGCCACCTCCCGCACACGGAACAACCCGTTGAAGACCTTGATCGGTGTGCTGTGAAGCGGTCACACCGCGCGGGTCCGCGGGTTCTCCCACCTCATCTTCCAGCCAACCTCTCTCAGCAGGCTCGCACCTTGGCCCGGAGGACGCTCAGGGCCTCGCGCACGTGCCCCTGACCTAACCTCCAGACAACTTCCTTGTGAATGGATACCCACCATCGAGTTTTTCTAGACCTGATGGAGGTTCCCCCGAACAAAGCCGGCGGCGCCCTGCCCCCGGGCCCGCGTCCAGCTCCGTCGATTGGGCGGGCGCGCTATGGCGGGGGGGCCGGCCGTACGAGCACCCGCTTGTCGCCGACCCGGCGGGTGACATGCCGAGCGTCAAAGTACTCCAGCACGGTCAGAGCAAACTTCCGGCTGGTTCCCAACAGGTCGCGGAGTCCCGCAACCGTAACCTCGCCGTGCGCTTCGATCTGCGCGACGACCCGCGATTCGATTTCCGCGAGCGCTTCGCGGTGAACGGTGATGTCCCCGCCGACATGCACGAGCGTTCCATCATCCAACAGCGTCTGCAACATCCGCTCGCCCACGGCACGATCTTGCGCTGCGGCAACCGCTTCCTCGAAGCTCGGCGGCCCGAAGCGGCCCCGCCGAAACCCGTCTTCGATCGCCCGGCGCGCGGAGGTCTCCAGCGGGTTGTGGACGAGGCGAAAGGCCGATAGCGAAACGAACCCTGCCTGGACGGCGACCTCGCCGCGCGCAACCAGCGCGTCCACGGCGTACCCGTACAGGCGGTCGTCGCCGGCGCCGAACGCGCGGCTCTTCAGGTCGTCCCGCGGCATCCCCCGGCGCCAGGGAGCGGCGGCGTGATGCGCCTCCAGCGTGCGGAGGACCCCGTCCTGCACGGCCCGGACCACGCCCGCGGCGAACAGACGCCCCCGGAGATCGACCGCCTCCCCCGCCGCCGCCAAGTCCGCCAGGCGTCCGGCGACATGATCCCGGGTCGCGCCGACCACCTTGGCGAGGGAGTCCGCCGTCGTCCCATCCCGGCCGGCGGCCCCGAGGGCTGCGGTCAGCTGCCCGTCCACCCCCGATCCCTCCTGCGACACGACCGCCTGGGCCGCCGCCGCGGATCGACGACGAAGAGGGGCTCGCGCGGTAATGACCTCACCACCGCCGATGGTGGTCATGGGAGAGTACCGTCGGAGGACGAACGGGTCGCCGCGAGCCACGACGGTCGATCGTTCCAACCGCAGCTGCGCCGGGGCTGTCTCCCCGGGACCGATGCGCCCCCGATCCAGCAGCCGGATCCGCCCGATCACCTCGTCGGCAGCGACGTAGCACCGGATTCGCTCGTTGTGCTTGAGGTCCGGCGCCCCACCCAGCAGCCGGACGCGCACGTCGAGCACGGCCGTGGGCTGGAAGGCCCCCGGAGCGGCGAGCACGTGGCCGCGCGCCACCTCCCCCTTCGCCGCCCCCACGATATTGAGGGCGACGCGCTGCCCCGCCCGCGCTTCCACGACCGGAACCCCGTGGCTCTGCACCTGGCGCACGCGCACCTCGCGTTCAGCGGGAAGCAGTTCGAGCAGGTCCCCCGGCCGGACCCGCCCCGTCCAGAGCGTGCCGGTCACCACCGTCCCAAATCCCGGCATCGTGAAGCTGCGGTCGACCGGCAGCCTCGTTGGAGCGTCCACCTCGCGTGGAGGGAGCGTCTGGAGCGCGTCGTCGATCGCCGCGACGAGCGCGGGGATCCCGTCACCGCGATGCGCCGAGACGGAGACGATCGGCGCCCCCTCAAGAAAGGACCCCGCGACGAGTGCCCGCGTATCGTCGATCACGAGGGGCAGCCACTCCGGGTCCGTCACCAGGTCGATTTTGTTGAACACGAGGATGCCGCGCTGGACCCTGAGGAACCGGAGGATGTCGAGATGCTCGCGCGTCTGCGGCATCACCCCCTCGTCGGCCGCGATCACCAGCAGCACGAGGTCGAGGCCGGTGGAGCCCGCCAGCATGTTGCGGATGAGCCGCTCGTGTCCGGGCACGTCCACGAGGCCCACCCGCCGCCCGCTGGGAAGATCGAAGTGCGCGAAGCCGAGGTCAATCGTCATCCCCCGCCGCTTCTCCTCCTCGAGCCGGTCGGGGTCGATCCCGGTGAGCGCCCGAACGAGCGCGCTCTTGCCGTGATCGATATGCCCGGCGGTGCCGACGACGGCGTATCCCTGGGGAGCCGCTGGGACGGAAGGGGTCGGGCGCAGAGGGCTCACCGTGCGCGGCCGACCGCCACGGGCCTACGCGCCGGTGCCCCCCGCGGCCGCCGCAAGGGCCGCGGCGAGGGGAGGCAGGTCTTCCGGGGACAGCGTGCGGAGGTCGAGGATCAACCGGTCGTCGACGATCCGACAGAACACGGGAGGCCGGGCGTGGTGCAAATGCCGCTCCCACATCTGCGGGGACCCATCCGCCGGGCAGACGGCCA of the bacterium genome contains:
- a CDS encoding response regulator, with product MIDRSVDLDPYVILVVEDNPTGLKTVRVTLEKAGYTVLEARSGHALIEMMAHRPDLIVQDLILPDIDGFELVRRVRGLPGGKDIPIIAYTGFLTAAEEARSIETGFTDYLFKPVAPRQLLEMVGAYLPDRDLQKPGGRGQRLLVVDDDPTHRRLIAARLERAGFAVVASANAADALARARELPPDLIVSDVLMPEVDGFQFCLQVREDPRLARTPVLLVSSIYSEDIDQRLAREAGANGLVVKSPGFESVVAAVIANLNTPPPPRATAGGPTLGEDYTRRLTQQLDRQVSMNAHIRQRLMRREAELAVLSSLVEAVKCDSVDEILEEMLHKVLHALGAPRGVIYLSGPNGTLRPRAWSGYPDSIRRHLDDFFGHARVLREALTRKIPQVIPSFIFPPGAVFGPERVEQSALISPLLQRGECVGVLVATSGKRALTEEMRPFARAVGNQIGQALGLVQVLGAAQQGERRFRDTFDHLPIGLAQTTPSGEIIEANPAFAAMVGYSDAETLRNVNVGDHYIDSVPRPQPDVSAGAEYLPTGGEVRLRRRDGSTQCVWRVSRAIRDSRGGVVYYEEAIVDTGKPKKPEKRLRIASSSRRKNHGRGTRHS
- the selB gene encoding selenocysteine-specific translation elongation factor, with the protein product MSPLRPTPSVPAAPQGYAVVGTAGHIDHGKSALVRALTGIDPDRLEEEKRRGMTIDLGFAHFDLPSGRRVGLVDVPGHERLIRNMLAGSTGLDLVLLVIAADEGVMPQTREHLDILRFLRVQRGILVFNKIDLVTDPEWLPLVIDDTRALVAGSFLEGAPIVSVSAHRGDGIPALVAAIDDALQTLPPREVDAPTRLPVDRSFTMPGFGTVVTGTLWTGRVRPGDLLELLPAEREVRVRQVQSHGVPVVEARAGQRVALNIVGAAKGEVARGHVLAAPGAFQPTAVLDVRVRLLGGAPDLKHNERIRCYVAADEVIGRIRLLDRGRIGPGETAPAQLRLERSTVVARGDPFVLRRYSPMTTIGGGEVITARAPLRRRSAAAAQAVVSQEGSGVDGQLTAALGAAGRDGTTADSLAKVVGATRDHVAGRLADLAAAGEAVDLRGRLFAAGVVRAVQDGVLRTLEAHHAAAPWRRGMPRDDLKSRAFGAGDDRLYGYAVDALVARGEVAVQAGFVSLSAFRLVHNPLETSARRAIEDGFRRGRFGPPSFEEAVAAAQDRAVGERMLQTLLDDGTLVHVGGDITVHREALAEIESRVVAQIEAHGEVTVAGLRDLLGTSRKFALTVLEYFDARHVTRRVGDKRVLVRPAPPP